GCTTTCGACCAGTTTCTTCTGCGGCCTGCATTTAATATGAAAGCCTATTTAGCTTCCTGGACAATATGAACAGAGAAGTTTTCTTCAACAAAAAATACGGACACGTTATTTAAACACCAATAAAATTTTAAGTTTGCGGTAACATCCCAAGTGTCAGGAGCAAAGGAACTCACCTGCAATGATGCTCTTACTAGAGGCCCTCGGCCTGCTCCAACAACCATCAAGACCTTTGTGGAACAGCGAAATTAGATGATTAAATACTAAAGATAAcattaaaaataaaaatgtaGGTTTAAGATGAGTGGTGCCGGAAATAAGCTCCAGTGAGCTGTTTACCGTTTCAGCTTAGGAATATTACAAAAAAAAGGCATAATACTGGATTGGCTACAGATGCAGCAGAGGCAATGCAGAAACAGGACACGAATGCATGCTTTCGCCAACTCATGGCGCTACAAATAACTGTTTAAAATGATTCAAGTATGGATTGCAACCATTTTATATAGGAAAAAGAATACAAAGTTCAAGGCCAATCATACCATCCTAGCTGTGGAGACTTCATCATCTGAAACCTTATCAACCAAAGCCTTAGCGATTGCTCTTTGATACTGTTGATGTGatgtagaaaaaaagaattaGCAATAAGATCAATACTGGTATCAAGAGTGCTGTTAGACCGAGAAACCAGACAAAACAGAATTCCCGACTCCCTAGTTAATAAAATAAGGTAGGATTTTAATCCTTGATTTCTTTACAAAACCTGGTTCATTAGTTATGAAGTGCTAATGTTAGAAAATGTGATAGCTGAAACATGCATCCATAAATCTAAAAATTGATCTTGTGCCAGTTATTGTAATTCTCAAATACTTTCAGGGTGTACTAACTGACAGAAGAACCTTGATAGAGTCAATAGTTTATAGAAGATATAAATGAGAACGTATTTTTAGAAACTTCAATTTAATAGCTAACTTTCTTTTCACAATGTATTGACAGAAACTATTCACATAAAGTGAAGGCAATGTTACTTCTTCAAAATCTATAGCATTGAAAGATAGACAGATTCCCAGTAAATGTCAGAAACCTGTGTATACTTCACAGTGTCTTTCTCAAAAGTCTCATAAGTCTGTGCTTCCAAATTATCCATGAGAGGctgccaaaataaataaaaagacaaGTTATGAGAAAGTGAATGTTAGATTGTAATGGAGGGAAACAGGAGAGACCCATATGTCCcataacttcacgagaaagaataATTTCCTTCAGGTGATCAGAACTTAAGAATAAGCGAAACAGTAATTACCTGGAGAGGAGATTGCAAGAAATCCCTATAGTTGATCTGGAGTAAGGCAAATAACATAAGATCGAGGAAGATGTCAGTAAATAAGATGCATAATGGGTCATGGGAGAGAGGAAGTCTATTAGAGTGGATACCTCGAACCGTTCTTGCTCAGGAAGTGGATCCATCCTCTGATAGAGGTAGGCAATGTAGTCAAGATACGGGCCCAATGCATGCCGAGTGGGGGTATCTGAAGTAACAATTTAGACATGGGTGAGTCGCACTTCAATGGAAATAAACGGTATTTTTCCAGCAAGCATCACAAGTCGAGGCATTTAGTTCAGTGAGCAGGAAATTAGCAGGCTGACAGAATTCTCATATTAAAAAAGAAAATTTAAGTTTGATCTCTCTAATTTTGTTTACCTAATATAAGCATGTGCAAGTTAAAGACCCTCTGAACTATAACAAATCTCAAAGTTCACAGGAGTTACCTTCGGTGTGGTTTTCATCACCTGAGAGCACTCCTTCAGATACTTGGGAAAGATTATGATTTGATCTCCCAGAGATAATTAcctaaacaaaaacagaattcAGGGTCAGGCAGAACGCTATATACACATCAATTACTTCTCGAGCTTACAACCATGAATGCAAAAGCAGGGCAGGTACTGTGTTGTGCCATTAATTCAAACGACCATGCTGTTatgagaagaagaaaagatgcTTGATCTAAAGAAGCATAATAAAGAACCTACCTGAACTGAATGGTTAAAAAATCCAGTAAGCAGAGTCTGGTGGCGTTTGGGCAAGCAAGGATAACCTCTTGCATTTGTTAGATAAGCCTGCAGATGGAAAAATATTTAGTGTTGCAAACATGCAAGCCATATCGTGATACCACAGAAGGGAGGTGATTGCATATCAACATGGATTGATCAAGTTGTATAATTACATCTGTCTGAACAATCGCAGCTCTTACAGGCTCCCCAAACCACCGTCCTAGAGAGTTCATTGATGGCAGCGAGCTCCTGATAAGTGAATAGACAACATTTTTAAGTGATACCAAAAGCTATAACATTATAGATCAAATTACTAAATTAGAGTAAAATCTTTAATCTGCAAGAAAAAAATTGGTGTGACAATGCAAGATCATCACTTACAAGATATCAAGTGCTACATACAGTTGACTGCTATGCTCGCATAACAGTCTGAATGAATTCCACGATTCCCAAGAATCTACTGTTTCACTCTGTAATTTAAGAAAACAAATAACAGTTGAATTACGCAGCAATGTGTATACTTAGCCATCAACAGACAGCAACATTTTGCTCTGGAAGACAAACGCCTAGCATGCCTAGCCAGCCTGCTAGCCTTGAATACGCACTAGGCACCCCAGCATCAAGGACTTCTAGAACACTACTACTGCCTAAAATTCCAGACAAGGCTTGGTGGAGCAAACATTTACCGTGGGGTTATTATTATTTACTTTGTCATGGTCTTCATCCATAGATTCAGACTTCTCCAGAGGTATCCTAAGCCACAGCTTAAGAAAGAAACAGAGCAAATAAAAGTTAGATGTCGACAACAAAACTAAAAATAAGATATCTATGCAACAACTGAAAGATGAAATTGGATATGGAGGGCGATACCTGCATATTGGTCAAGCCTTGCAAAATATTATTTACAACTCTAGCATAATTGGCACAGGTCGATCTCTTGGGAGGAGGAAGAACGCACGCCTGCAAGAAAATGAGCCACAGATTCACGTTTTCTGTAGAGACCTTTTTTTTAATATAATTCATATGAACCAGATCAGACTATAATAAAGTAATGCAGTTAAGGAATCCAAGAATGGTCAACTAGACAGGAATTATCCATGTTTCTATACAGTTCTCCAAAGTAGATAGGCACCCAACAATGTTGAATGGCGTGACTAGAGAACTCCTATGTTATTGCAATTTCCCATTTACAGTGCTCGGGGTAATAATAAATAACGTGTAAAACGAATCGATTAAAATTAGACTTGAACTAAAATGAAGGCAAGAATTATGGAGCGGGGGGAGCAATGAGCAACGTGTTGCCAAGTGGATGGACCTGCAAGGAGAGATGAGTCGCCCAGGCGATCTCCTGCTTGAGcgtgagctccgaattgagccgcAGCTGCTCGTCCTCGGAATCCAGATCAATCCACTCGCTGACCTTCCCGACGATGTGGCTGCTCCACTGGGACGGGCTGAGGACGAGGTCCGAGGCCGCCACCGGCAGGACGGCGCCGGGCGTGGGCCGGTAGTCGGGATCGACCTGCACAGAGCGGGGCAAGGCAAATAAGCCTCCGTTTCAGAGGGGACGCGAGAAGGCTGCGGCGGCGGTAGGGGGGACTCACGAGCGGGGCGAGGAGGAAGTCGAAGGCGGAGGAGAGGGAGTGGGTGAGGACGGCGGGGAGGCCGTCCCCGGCGGGGAAGTCGAGCACCTCGACCCCGCAGTAGCGGGAGTCGCTCTTGTCCCCGGCGCGCTGCCCCAGCGGCATCTTCTTCGCCTGGTGGGTGGGTGCTGCCGGTGGCTGGCGCCGCCgccgcggccggggaggaggagggggaggggaagggggtTAGTCGGGCTAGGGTTTAGGGCTTTGGTCGGCAGAGAAGAGGAACGCCCGTCGCTTTggcggctctctctctctctctctctggtttCGCTTTTGTttcttggtattttattttcgtTCCGTTTTTACTGAATGGATATGAGCATGAGCACCGAATATCCATTTCTGAACCCAGAACCGCAACCGGTCAAGAAAAAAATTACAATAAATAAGAATAAATTAAATATCAAAAACAAACTATGATATATAATTTGATATGTGAGATACGCTACAAATTTTAGATTATTTGAACATATGAGTACTCTTAGAAAAAAAAGACAAATTAATTCCGGACAATAAGTAAACAGTCAACTTTTTTACAGACCTCAAGCTTATCTTTTTTTTGCTAAGAGCTATTCAGACGTCCATATGATCTAAAATTTAGAGCCCACCTTATGCATTAAATTATCTAACATGCAACTCATTCAGCCTTATTATGACGGGCGCCGCTAGGGATCAGACTACTGATCCCTTGCGTCCCAACAAACCACGTTGTGGCCGTAGGATTGGCATCACATACTCGTCCGATCAGATATGGTGGTTAAGATGCTGAGTTATTTCCCTTCCTAATTAATTGCATCTAGTAATTGCTCCCACAAATATAGCACGTCCTCTCGGTATCCTTTCTGGTTCGTTGCTAACTCTTCTTCAAGTAACTAGTTTCTCCCGTTAGTTTTCCTGCATCGAGGGACCTGATGCATGATATTGAGAATCCTGTCAGTTAACTAATATCTCTGCTTCGAATATAACAAACATTTTCTTCGACCTTCGTCCGAATCCTTGCTTTACCAAAACAATTTTGTGTTTCCATGTACCAGCAAATTGATGTTTCCATTCGCCAGAAAGTGGCCGCACTGAATGAAATTTGTTTAATTAATATAACATTATACTCTTGCCTCCAAAGGATTGCATCATGTTTCCATTGATCAAATAATTGTTTCCAGCTAAACATAAATTTGTATTAGTTGGCTTAAAAAAATCCACCTTTTTAAAAGCAACACTTGCTTATTTGCATGTACTAGAAAAATGCTTCCAATCAAATAGTAGTTTGCTTccataaaaaagaaaaataattcaaGAGCATCATTGTCTTGTGTCCATCAACTAGATAATTGCTTCCAACCAAATAGCAATTTATTTACATCACAAGAGAAAATAGTTGCTCTGTCTCACAATTACATATGCTTTAAACATATTACGGAGTTATCCACAAAGAACAAATTGTTACTGACTTTTTTTTGtaacaaaaaacaagaacaaagcatAAGACATTATTTTCACACTCGCCTAGCAGCATCTTAGTATACATCATGGAAGTGGTCCACATATACTGCGAGTTTTTCGCAATAACAAATCCGCCGGACAAAGTGTCGTGCTTCCTCCTGGTCTTAGTGCTCTAGACATCATTACAATATCCTTTACATGTgccccaaacaaagaaggagagCTCCAATTTTGTGCTGCAAAATTGTATACATAACAGAAACACCATTCATACATTGTTAAGCACAGTCTGAAGTGGTTgaagcaaaaaaacaaaatcactATGAGAAGCAAAACTAATAACTGTACATACACCAAAAATATATAGAATAAAAGAATCATAAACTGAACCAATTATTACTTGATGGATAGAATCAATTCCATAGACGAAACACAAAAGAAACTAAGTGCTTGCTAAGTAGAAGCGCGTTGGTGAGAAGCATGAAAAAATGCACTGGGTTCATAGGTAGCATTACATGGAACACATGGAAATTTAAAAATGAAGTGAAAAAAAAACGACAAATGGGGAGGAACATTTTTGCTAAAATTAGAGGAAGCATGACAACCTGGGAAATAAACAAAATTAATCTTGGTATGAAGCATAGAAAACTGAAAATGGATAAAAACCTAAGCGTGGAAGCAAGATTAGGATGCATTTtatgtgtcaccaactttcacggAACTGAATTGTTGTTGATACATGAAAGCATTGTTTAGTCCTCCAAAACGAAATAATTACAATATAGAAGCACCCATGTAAGAAGCCGGAAAATAGTGCAATGGATGCAATATTAGTGGTAGATGGAAGCATGGAATTCTGAAAGAAAAATCTGCTGCCAACTGTCAAGCATATTTGTGGAAGCTCTATATACAGGAAGCAATGAAAGAGTGTTTTGTCGGCAATTCTTATCTTAATACAAAGCACCGTTGTCTCAAACTAGGGAATAAGCACAATTGCCTGCCTACATACCTATATGTCATCAAATGATATAAATACTCAAGCTACAAAACTGTTTGACGATTCATAAGCCCTAATATGTAAACATATAATAATACTAAGCAGACAGAGAATAAAAATACCAATGAGTACTCGATGTTATATATCCCAAAagaaataccaatgactactcaaCTAGATGTTAGATATTTCAAAACTTACGTGACTATTCCCGAGACAAACTTCTACTCGAACTAGTACTCCTAGCACTACACGTAC
This genomic stretch from Hordeum vulgare subsp. vulgare chromosome 6H, MorexV3_pseudomolecules_assembly, whole genome shotgun sequence harbors:
- the LOC123401546 gene encoding protein arginine N-methyltransferase 5, whose amino-acid sequence is MPLGQRAGDKSDSRYCGVEVLDFPAGDGLPAVLTHSLSSAFDFLLAPLVDPDYRPTPGAVLPVAASDLVLSPSQWSSHIVGKVSEWIDLDSEDEQLRLNSELTLKQEIAWATHLSLQACVLPPPKRSTCANYARVVNNILQGLTNMQLWLRIPLEKSESMDEDHDKVNNNNPTSETVDSWESWNSFRLLCEHSSQLYVALDILSSLPSMNSLGRWFGEPVRAAIVQTDAYLTNARGYPCLPKRHQTLLTGFFNHSVQVIISGRSNHNLSQVSEGVLSGDENHTEDTPTRHALGPYLDYIAYLYQRMDPLPEQERFEINYRDFLQSPLQPLMDNLEAQTYETFEKDTVKYTQYQRAIAKALVDKVSDDEVSTARMVLMVVGAGRGPLVRASLQAAEETGRKLKVYAVEKNPNAVITLHSLIKLEGWESMVTIISSDMRCWDAPEKADILVSELLGSFGDNELSPECLDGAQRFLKPDGISIPSSYTSFIQPVTASKLHNDIKAHKDIAHFETAYVVKLHRVARLAPPQEVFSFTHPNFSPKATNQRYTKLQFELPQDTGSCLVHGFAGYFDAVLYKDVHLGIEPNTCTPNMFSWFPIFFPLRKPIYVPSESPIEVHFWRCCGSTKVWYEWALVAPSPSPIHNSNGRSYWVGL